Proteins encoded in a region of the Nitrospirota bacterium genome:
- a CDS encoding NAD(P)/FAD-dependent oxidoreductase: protein MKNYDVIIVGAGPAGIFTALEMISSNKKLRILLIEKGNDIEKRTCPLKTKQASCKACRPCGLLSGWGGAGAFSDGKLSLSKDIGGFLTRYVTDETLQDLIIYTDGLYLKYGAPAKLYGDDASKVNAIKTLAEKNGLTLIPSRIRHIGTDRCPELLKRIKKHLNSKIEIVFSKDVTEILIRDKTVRGVRTKDGDDFFGDFIVLAPGREGSLWLEEQAKAIGLSLLNNPVDIGVRVELPASVMEKLTKVIYEPKLIFYSKKFNDKVRTFCVNPYGEVVKEYLKGAWTVNGHSYADKKTANTNFAILVSTKFTEPFNEPIYYGRYIARLANLLGHGVIVQRLGDLQEGRRSTHARIAKGRVKPTLEDATPGDLSFVLPYRYIADILEMLKTMDKLAPGVWSAHTLLYGVEVKFYSRQLKLNSGLETEVKNLFAVGDGAGVSRGLIQASASGIIAAREILRRRMRVEG from the coding sequence CTGAAAAATTATGATGTAATTATTGTCGGCGCAGGACCTGCCGGGATATTCACTGCCCTTGAGATGATATCATCAAACAAAAAACTCAGAATACTCCTCATTGAAAAAGGCAACGACATAGAAAAAAGGACCTGCCCTTTAAAAACCAAACAAGCCTCCTGCAAAGCATGCCGTCCCTGCGGACTTTTAAGCGGATGGGGCGGCGCCGGCGCATTCAGCGACGGCAAACTGAGCCTTTCAAAAGACATAGGCGGGTTTCTCACACGGTATGTTACTGATGAAACACTGCAAGACCTTATAATATACACCGATGGACTTTATTTAAAGTACGGCGCCCCTGCCAAACTTTACGGCGACGATGCATCCAAAGTTAATGCGATTAAAACCCTTGCCGAAAAAAACGGTTTAACGCTTATACCTTCAAGGATAAGACACATTGGCACTGACCGGTGTCCTGAACTTCTTAAAAGGATTAAAAAACACCTTAATTCAAAAATAGAGATTGTTTTTTCAAAAGACGTCACGGAAATTTTGATTAGAGACAAAACAGTCAGAGGCGTCAGGACAAAGGACGGCGATGATTTTTTCGGCGATTTCATAGTCCTTGCCCCGGGAAGGGAAGGCTCGCTCTGGCTTGAAGAGCAGGCTAAGGCAATAGGGCTGTCACTTCTGAATAATCCCGTGGACATCGGTGTAAGAGTAGAACTACCCGCTTCAGTCATGGAAAAACTCACAAAGGTAATTTATGAGCCAAAGCTTATTTTTTATTCTAAAAAATTCAATGATAAAGTCAGGACCTTTTGCGTGAATCCCTACGGAGAGGTTGTGAAGGAATATTTAAAAGGCGCATGGACTGTCAACGGGCACAGCTATGCGGACAAAAAAACAGCCAATACAAATTTTGCCATTCTTGTAAGCACCAAGTTTACAGAGCCGTTTAACGAACCTATTTATTACGGAAGGTATATTGCAAGGCTTGCTAATCTTCTCGGACATGGAGTTATCGTCCAGCGGCTGGGAGACCTGCAGGAAGGCAGGAGGTCCACTCATGCACGAATCGCAAAAGGCAGGGTAAAACCAACGCTTGAGGATGCAACGCCCGGCGACCTCAGCTTTGTGCTCCCCTACCGATATATTGCAGATATCCTTGAAATGCTCAAGACCATGGATAAGCTTGCGCCCGGCGTCTGGAGCGCTCATACACTGCTGTACGGCGTTGAGGTTAAATTTTATTCAAGACAACTGAAACTCAACAGCGGACTTGAGACTGAGGTAAAAAATCTTTTTGCTGTCGGCGACGGCGCAGGCGTCAGCCGCGGGCTTATACAGGCATCTGCATCAGGCATAATAGCGGCAAGAGAAATTTTACGCAGAAGGATGAGGGTTGAAGGATGA
- a CDS encoding protein-L-isoaspartate(D-aspartate) O-methyltransferase, with the protein MDDFKKLRELMVESQLKTRGVKDKRVLNAMGTVERHLFVSELLKSHAYDDSALSIGEGQTISQPYMVAIMTELLELRGDEKVLEVGTGSGYQSAILSMLCAEVFTIERIIPLAEKTEERFKKLGYKNIHAVKSDGTLGLPAEAPFDGIIVTAAAPDIPDTYISQLKTGGRLVIPVGGRYSQILYQVKNTGSGIKTSMFTPCVFVPLIGKYGWTGGEANNNY; encoded by the coding sequence ATGGATGACTTTAAGAAACTCAGAGAGCTGATGGTTGAATCTCAGCTAAAGACGCGGGGGGTAAAAGACAAACGCGTCCTTAATGCTATGGGGACTGTTGAGCGGCATTTATTTGTCAGCGAACTCCTTAAAAGTCATGCATACGACGACAGCGCACTCTCCATCGGCGAAGGGCAGACAATTTCCCAGCCTTACATGGTGGCAATAATGACAGAGCTTCTTGAACTTAGAGGGGATGAAAAAGTACTTGAAGTGGGGACAGGTTCAGGTTATCAGTCGGCAATACTGTCCATGCTCTGCGCAGAAGTTTTCACAATAGAAAGGATTATACCGCTTGCAGAAAAGACAGAAGAAAGATTCAAAAAACTTGGATATAAGAACATCCATGCGGTAAAAAGCGATGGGACTCTCGGCCTGCCGGCGGAAGCCCCTTTTGACGGCATAATAGTTACTGCCGCGGCTCCGGATATCCCTGATACATACATAAGCCAGTTAAAGACAGGCGGAAGGCTCGTCATACCGGTCGGCGGCAGATATTCCCAGATACTTTATCAAGTAAAAAATACCGGTTCGGGCATAAAGACATCAATGTTCACGCCGTGTGTCTTTGTCCCGCTCATAGGCAAATACGGATGGACCGGGGGAGAAGCCAACAATAACTATTGA
- a CDS encoding branched-chain amino acid transaminase, with protein sequence MIKESKKIWMDGKFVDWHQANVHILTHTLHYGLGVFEGIRCYKTQKGSAVFRLKEHVDRLFNSCHIMQIMPEFQPVEISRAIIESVKINRLDECYIRPIVYLGYGVMGIYPKDSPVRVAIAVWPWGAYLGEDGIKNGIRLKISSFTRHHVNVSMTKSKTCGDYVNSILAKREAVFCGYDEALLLDTAGYVAEGSGQNIFIVRNGVLKTTPLRSILEGITRNSVIEMAHRGKIPVKEVNFSRDEVYIADEVFLTGTAAEITPVREVDGRIIGKGKPGPITKKLQNLFFNIVKGRNKSYKSWLTYI encoded by the coding sequence ATGATTAAGGAATCTAAAAAAATATGGATGGATGGTAAATTCGTGGACTGGCATCAGGCAAATGTCCACATTCTGACCCATACGCTTCATTACGGACTCGGAGTCTTTGAAGGAATACGGTGCTACAAGACCCAGAAAGGTTCGGCTGTTTTCAGGTTAAAAGAGCATGTGGACAGGCTCTTTAATTCCTGCCATATCATGCAGATTATGCCTGAGTTTCAGCCTGTTGAGATAAGCCGGGCAATTATTGAATCGGTAAAAATCAACAGGCTTGATGAGTGTTATATCCGTCCAATTGTCTATCTCGGATACGGCGTCATGGGCATTTATCCGAAAGACAGTCCGGTAAGGGTTGCGATAGCCGTGTGGCCATGGGGAGCATATTTAGGTGAAGACGGCATTAAAAACGGCATCAGGCTGAAGATATCTTCATTCACAAGGCATCATGTAAATGTAAGCATGACAAAGAGTAAGACCTGCGGCGATTATGTGAATTCCATACTTGCAAAAAGGGAGGCGGTTTTCTGCGGGTATGACGAGGCGCTCCTTCTTGACACGGCGGGCTATGTTGCGGAAGGAAGCGGCCAGAACATATTTATCGTAAGAAACGGCGTATTAAAAACAACGCCTCTCAGGTCCATACTTGAAGGCATTACGAGAAACAGCGTGATTGAAATGGCGCATAGGGGAAAAATTCCCGTAAAGGAAGTTAATTTTTCAAGGGATGAAGTTTATATTGCTGATGAGGTGTTTTTAACAGGTACCGCCGCTGAAATTACGCCTGTCAGAGAGGTGGACGGCAGGATTATCGGCAAGGGCAAGCCCGGACCCATAACCAAAAAACTGCAGAACCTATTCTTCAATATTGTAAAAGGCAGGAATAAAAGCTATAAATCATGGCTCACCTATATTTAA
- a CDS encoding cold-shock protein: MTNGTVKWFNEAKGYGFITSEDGSDVFVHYTSIQGNGFKTLAEGDKVSFDVEKGAKGPKAVNVVKQ; this comes from the coding sequence GTGACAAACGGTACAGTAAAATGGTTTAATGAAGCAAAGGGTTACGGATTTATTACCAGTGAAGATGGCAGTGATGTCTTTGTGCATTATACGTCAATTCAGGGCAATGGTTTCAAGACCCTTGCCGAGGGCGATAAGGTCAGTTTCGATGTTGAAAAAGGCGCAAAAGGCCCTAAGGCTGTTAATGTGGTAAAACAGTAA